CAAGGAGTGTGGCAGTCAGGGTTTCTGTACACACTCAGACACTTTCTGCTCTAAGGTTCTCTTGGGCCCAGGTGCCAGGCCCACAGTTCCTAGATTTTGCCTCTCCTCAAAAGCCATTATTGAAAATAGTGCTCACCCTTGGAGGTGATGTTAACGGGAACAAGATGAAGGACTGAGCGCTTctctggggagagaaggaggaaatctCAGCAGCGCCCACCTACCCCCGTTGCCCTGTTGTCagccctccaccctcacccctggCTCAGGGTCTCAGTCTCCAAATCCCGGTGCTGCTTGAtcacctcccacccctgctgcACCCCGGGGGCCTCACTCTTCTGTTTTACTGCTCTCCTTCTCCGGGATCTCTCCCCATTCTCCCGGGCTTCCACGCCATCAGAGCTCTGCTCATGGAAAGAGGGTCAGGGTTAGGCTGAGATGCAAGGGTCCCAGAAAGCCTTTCCCCCAGGCCTCCCCCGCCCCGGGAATGCCTCACATCTCTCCTGCACCTTTCCCCAGCAACCTGAGTCTTGGTGCTGGCTGTCCTCCAGGATCTGTTAGGTACGAGAAGCATTAATCTTTAACAATTTCCTTTCCTGAAATGGTTGCTCCCTTGACCTCCAAACCTGGGACCCTCTCTTGCACCCACTGAAAACTTTGCAGACCAGGCGGCTGGAACCAAGAGGCCTGGAGACCACCCTGCCACCCATCCTTCTCTCCCAGACACCCTTCTCCCCCAGACACCCTTCTCCCCTCACTCACCTGCTCCCGGGGGCTCAGCCACAGATACCCTTCCCCCTTCTCGGAGGGCCCTCCGGTCCTCTGCAGCCGGCTCACCTCTCTCCTTAAGGTCTGCAGCTCTGTTTGTTGGGTCAGCAGAACCATGGCACAAGCCACAGCCCCCAGAGCCGCCCCCCAACTCAACCAGAGGGCAACTGAGAGTGCCGGCTCTCGGACTGGGCCCCCCATGTCTCCCGGGGGCCCTTTGGGGGCTAGTAAAGAAGGAGATGAGGTCGGCATGAGCTGGGGACCCTGCCAACAGCTGTAGCCTCAGGAGTGGGGTAGCAAGGAGGTGACGGGGAGGGTCGGCGTGCAGGCAGCGGTGCAGAAGGGAAGAAGGGTGTTACgcaagggagaaataaaaaggaacttgAGAATAAaaaggagggaggcagaaagCAAGCTCGGGGCACTGTTGGTGCTCCTGGCACCCCGCTGCAGGGCCAGTGTTGTCCTGAGACCCCtcaccctcctccagcctcaggagAATTGGTTGTCAGTCTCTCTAAGAAGGACAGGGCTGCCAGTGACACCCAGGAGGAGCGGCCAGAGCACAGGAACCCCAGGGCGGCCCCAGAAGCGGGGGAGGGAAGGTTGGCTGGCTATGGGGCATGGTGCCAGGAGCCGGGATGGAGGGACGAGCTGGGCAGCATTGAGGGTCAAGGGGTGAGAGTGGAAGACCCTCTGGCCCGGGCACAGGCGAGATCTCTGGGGCAGTTTGCTGAGAGAGACCAAAGGTGGGAAAGAAGGGGAGGGCGTCAGTGGGGAGGAGAACCAGGGTCGCGGAAGCAAGAAACTGGCTGAGTTCTGGGGTTAAGGCCAGGCCGGGTGTGTTGGAATAAGGCCTGCACTACTCCCTGTGTGCTGAACTTGGCAGGCAGGACTTCCTGTTTCCCAAGAAAAGCTCTTACATAAGGCTCtggacaaagagagaaagagacagcccAAGCCCCCTGCCACTGTAGGATTCCTCCCTGGCCCCAAGGACGCAGGTGTCCGTGTTCCCGGGCCCTGGCGTCCCGCTTCCTGCCCCTGAGCCCCCATGCTGGGCCTGCTCCCACCCCGCGTCCCAGCCAGGGCTTGTGCCAGCACCTGCTGAAGTCTCCGAGGCTGCCAGGAGGAAGGGCCGCTGttcctcccagcccagggatTCCCCGCAGGAGGAAGCCCGCCTCCTATAGGTAAATGAGGCCGCTTCTGCTGGACCTTGGGCAgaggattgattttttttcctggcagtTTGCCTTTTGACTCTCTGCTCATGCTTCGGCGTTAGAGGCATGTAGGTCCCCACTCCCAAGCCTGGACATTGCCCTGGAATTCCGGGCgtcctgccccccactccccaatTCCCAGACCCCCTTTGCATGGCCCTCAGCTACCCCGAGGATGTCCCCTAAGGCCCAATAAAGAGAGCGACCATGACTTATTCTCTTTAATATCCATTTATCAACATTTTgtcacaataataataaaaataatatctgtttttaaaatccaCAGGGAATTATCAGGGGAGGAATTATGTCTTGGTCTCTTACCCCTCACATTCGGGAACTCCTGGCCTAGTCCCAGTCTCTCTGGCATCCAGCCCCTCTTAGTGCCTGAAGAGGGGTATTCAGGACCCATCGTCACCCAGAGTACAGTAAACTCAGTGTCCTGGGGGGCTGCAGCCAGGGTGGGGAGTCAGGAGATAAATGGGGGTTTGGGAGCTAGTGAGGTGGAGAGCTGGAGGTGTGGGGAGCTGTCAG
Above is a genomic segment from Phocoena sinus isolate mPhoSin1 chromosome 20, mPhoSin1.pri, whole genome shotgun sequence containing:
- the TNFSF13 gene encoding tumor necrosis factor ligand superfamily member 13 isoform X1, giving the protein MPTSSPSLLAPKGPPGDMGGPVREPALSVALWLSWGAALGAVACAMVLLTQQTELQTLRREVSRLQRTGGPSEKGEGYLWLSPREQILEDSQHQDSGCWGKSSDGVEARENGERSRRRRAVKQKKKRSVLHLVPVNITSKEDSDVTEVMWQPALWRGRGLEAQGYVIRVWDAGIYLLYSQVLFHDVTFTMGQVVSREGQGRQETLFRCIRSMPSNPDWAYNSCYSAGVFHLHQGDTLSVIIPRARAKLSLSPHGTFLGLVKL
- the TNFSF13 gene encoding tumor necrosis factor ligand superfamily member 13 isoform X2 encodes the protein MPTSSPSLLAPKGPPGDMGGPVREPALSVALWLSWGAALGAVACAMVLLTQQTELQTLRREVSRLQRTGGPSEKGEGYLWLSPREQSSDGVEARENGERSRRRRAVKQKKKRSVLHLVPVNITSKEDSDVTEVMWQPALWRGRGLEAQGYVIRVWDAGIYLLYSQVLFHDVTFTMGQVVSREGQGRQETLFRCIRSMPSNPDWAYNSCYSAGVFHLHQGDTLSVIIPRARAKLSLSPHGTFLGLVKL